From one Eucalyptus grandis isolate ANBG69807.140 chromosome 9, ASM1654582v1, whole genome shotgun sequence genomic stretch:
- the LOC104419486 gene encoding protein trichome birefringence-like 19, producing the protein MKFTVSELHSGKIPPQSNTSSTKKVLVLASTPVLLAAIPLYLFITGTHLGAPSFQELEIGTSISKGIERVDRRRCDVFRGQWVRHPNAAYYTNVTCPLIIDQHNCLKFGRPDTEFLKWRWKPDECELPRFHAGWFLEMARGKLLAFVGDSVGMNQMQSLLCLLAKVEVPEEISHRYSIDTTYFKRWYFSVHKFTLATFWAPFLVKSRDADPDSHSFNNIMSLYLDEPDLSWASEIADFDFVVISAGQWFFRPLMYYEKREVIGCGSCEVNNVTDLTRFYGYRMAFRTAFRELLNRKAYKGMTFLRTFSPAHFENGRWNTGGSCARTRPFVSGEAKLEG; encoded by the exons ATGAAGTTCACAGTTTCTGAACTTCACTCAGGGAAAATCCCACCACAGAGCAACACCAGCAGCACCAAGAAGGTGCTGGTGCTTGCCTCGACGCCTGTTCTTCTAGCTGCAATCCCCCTTTATTTGTTCATCACCGGCACGCATCTTGGTGCCCCGTCATTTCAGGAGCTGGAGATTGGCACCAGCATTTCGAAAGGAATAGAGCGAGTGGACAGGAGGAGGTGTGATGTATTTAGAGGGCAATGGGTTCGTCACCCGAATGCCGCGTACTACACCAACGTGACTTGCCCTCTGATCATCGATCAGCACAACTGCCTGAAGTTTGGGAGACCCGACACCGAGTTCCTGAAGTGGCGGTGGAAGCCCGATGAGTGCGAGCTGCCTCGGTTCCACGCGGGCTGGTTCTTGGAAATGGCTCGAGGGAAATTGCTCGCGTTCGTGGGGGATTCGGTTGGGATGAATCAAATGCAGTCGCTGCTGTGCCTCCTGGCCAAA GTGGAAGTTCCTGAGGAAATATCTCACAGATACTCAATAGACACAACATACTTCAAGAGGTGGTACTTCTCAGTTCACAAGTTCACGCTAGCCACCTTCTGGGCTCCATTCCTGGTGAAGTCCAGAGATGCAGACCCAGATAGTCACTCCTTCAACAACATCATGAGCCTCTACTTGGACGAGCCCGATCTATCTTGGGCTTCCGAGATTGCAGACTTCGACTTCGTTGTCATCTCGGCAGGCCAGTGGTTCTTCCGCCCTCTGATGTACTATGAAAAGCGCGAGGTCATCGGTTGCGGCTCTTGCGAGGTGAACAACGTCACCGACCTCACCAGGTTCTACGGTTACCGGATGGCCTTTCGAACTGCCTTTAGAGAACTCCTGAATCGAAAGGCCTATAAGGGCATGACATTTTTGAGGACGTTCTCTCCTGCGCACTTTGAGAATGGCAGGTGGAACACCGGAGGGAGCTGCGCAAGGACGAGGCCGTTTGTGAGTGGAGAGGCCAAGCTCGAGGGGTAA